A single region of the Microbulbifer sp. MKSA007 genome encodes:
- a CDS encoding phosphate-starvation-inducible PsiE family protein, translating to MKYDEIHEDHADPLINQLHRAIKYAVKFLAILMVLVIFWTIADVVYVLYERLMETPFLLLDMEDILETFGAFLAVLIAIEIFTNIRLYLGTNVIPVQLVLATALMAVARKVIVLDLKFVNAEQIVGIALVTIALGVSYWLVREKSNKPG from the coding sequence CATGAGGATCATGCTGATCCCCTGATCAACCAATTACATCGAGCAATAAAATATGCCGTTAAATTTCTCGCCATTCTTATGGTGTTGGTCATATTCTGGACCATTGCGGATGTCGTCTATGTACTTTATGAAAGGCTAATGGAGACGCCATTCCTATTGCTTGATATGGAAGATATCCTCGAGACTTTTGGGGCCTTTCTCGCCGTTCTTATTGCCATTGAAATTTTCACTAATATCCGACTCTACCTGGGTACAAATGTGATACCGGTGCAATTGGTATTGGCTACAGCCTTAATGGCTGTAGCTCGGAAGGTTATTGTGCTCGACTTAAAATTTGTTAATGCGGAGCAAATAGTCGGTATTGCCCTGGTGACTATCGCCCTGGGAGTTTCCTACTGGCTGGTGAGGGAAAAAAGTAATAAACCTGGTTAG
- a CDS encoding FAD-dependent oxidoreductase: MVIKAEVLIVGGGFAGVSVAQVLERNGVHTILVDKKDYFEVTFATLRNVTDPSSTGNQARKYYRDFFYGRFIQGDVIEMSAKSARLADGTELHFNSAILASGTRYPSMPLAKSLSAMDIQSRNQELLDEHRRLKQARKVMVIGGGVVGVELAGEVAHAMPRTQVILAHNKEVLLDNFKPKAQIKAQKQLVNLGVEIQFNSRYQNQNGRYINLNNGQASDADLVFEAIGALPNNDYLKPHLAHILNQQGFVKVDNRLQVTDEPSLYALGDIADIGEAKLGYLASQQGEYLAKAIARNRTGKSTKSYKRNPLMALVPIGQKQGLVQLPFAVTTCNHLVRLKQKDLFINKVYRGFGTQPNARLS, translated from the coding sequence ATGGTAATTAAAGCGGAAGTATTGATAGTAGGCGGTGGTTTCGCCGGTGTGTCTGTCGCGCAAGTACTGGAAAGAAATGGCGTCCATACCATTCTGGTAGACAAAAAAGATTATTTCGAAGTCACTTTTGCCACCTTGCGCAATGTAACCGATCCATCCAGCACCGGGAATCAAGCGCGCAAGTACTATAGAGACTTTTTCTATGGCCGCTTCATTCAGGGAGATGTAATTGAAATGTCTGCGAAATCAGCGCGTTTGGCAGATGGAACAGAGTTACATTTCAACAGCGCCATACTCGCCTCTGGCACCCGATATCCGAGCATGCCGTTAGCCAAATCCCTTTCAGCAATGGATATTCAATCCCGGAACCAAGAACTGTTGGACGAGCACCGGCGACTGAAACAAGCAAGGAAAGTCATGGTGATAGGAGGAGGAGTCGTTGGAGTCGAATTGGCGGGAGAGGTCGCACACGCTATGCCGAGAACTCAAGTAATTCTGGCACACAATAAAGAGGTCTTATTGGACAACTTCAAGCCTAAAGCACAGATCAAAGCCCAGAAACAATTAGTGAATTTAGGTGTAGAAATTCAGTTTAACAGCCGCTACCAAAATCAGAATGGCCGCTATATAAATCTCAACAATGGCCAAGCCAGCGATGCAGACCTGGTTTTTGAAGCAATTGGTGCGCTGCCCAACAATGATTACCTAAAACCGCACTTAGCGCATATCCTTAATCAGCAGGGATTTGTGAAAGTCGATAACAGACTTCAAGTTACTGACGAACCAAGCTTGTATGCACTCGGAGATATTGCCGATATTGGTGAGGCCAAACTGGGCTACCTCGCCTCTCAGCAAGGTGAATACCTGGCAAAGGCCATCGCCAGAAATAGAACAGGAAAAAGTACCAAAAGCTATAAACGAAACCCACTAATGGCACTAGTTCCCATTGGCCAGAAGCAAGGATTAGTACAGTTACCTTTCGCAGTAACAACCTGCAACCACCTCGTTCGGTTGAAGCAGAAAGACCTATTCATTAATAAGGTTTATCGTGGATTTGGCACTCAGCCAAATGCCCGGCTCTCTTAG
- a CDS encoding LysR family transcriptional regulator: MDKWTELRTAYKLAKLGTLSATAQEIDIHRSTVMRHINVLEESLGVVLFQRNDKGYIPTEAGLDVMRLGEVTDSHFSQLSSRLQSKEQNLQGKLTITSVGEMVDLLMPLIRQYQTQHPGMLVNLIGDLRNFNLEYGEADIAIRVGEKPTTPDNIVLPFFTTEFVFYAHKSYVEEYGLPDKSNLQEHRFLALGDRPLHFDWNEWVYNHIHDQNIVLTTSSQQILNQAMLSGCGIGAMPRILAKKFEDIIEIPTPESWQISTWILVHRDMFNMPKIREFLSILKLWQK, from the coding sequence ATGGATAAATGGACTGAGTTAAGGACCGCTTACAAGCTGGCCAAGCTAGGCACTCTGAGTGCAACGGCCCAAGAGATTGATATTCATAGGTCCACCGTGATGCGCCATATTAATGTACTGGAGGAGAGCCTTGGGGTTGTACTATTTCAGCGCAATGACAAAGGCTATATTCCAACGGAGGCGGGGCTGGATGTTATGCGACTGGGGGAGGTGACGGACAGCCATTTTTCCCAGTTGTCCTCGCGGTTACAAAGCAAAGAACAGAATTTGCAAGGCAAGCTCACCATCACCTCTGTCGGCGAGATGGTAGACCTGTTGATGCCGCTCATTAGACAGTACCAGACCCAGCACCCAGGTATGCTTGTCAATTTAATCGGGGACCTACGCAATTTTAACCTAGAGTACGGTGAAGCTGATATTGCAATTCGTGTCGGTGAGAAACCAACGACACCTGATAATATCGTGCTGCCATTTTTCACTACAGAATTCGTTTTCTATGCACACAAATCCTATGTTGAAGAGTATGGGCTTCCCGATAAAAGTAATCTTCAAGAGCACAGGTTTCTGGCTTTAGGTGATCGTCCGTTACACTTTGACTGGAATGAATGGGTTTATAATCATATCCACGATCAAAATATTGTCCTGACTACTTCCAGTCAGCAAATTCTTAACCAGGCAATGCTTTCTGGTTGTGGCATTGGCGCCATGCCGAGAATTCTGGCTAAAAAATTTGAAGACATTATTGAGATTCCTACGCCTGAAAGCTGGCAAATCTCAACTTGGATACTTGTTCATCGCGATATGTTTAATATGCCAAAAATCCGTGAGTTTCTTAGCATCTTAAAGCTCTGGCAAAAATGA
- a CDS encoding EamA family transporter encodes MRYSDLLLGVLLMAMWGFNFIVIQMGTEDLDPLLLVALRFSLAAFPAVLFVSRPTASWKYVLAYSLTFGCGVWGMATWAISSGLSAGMASLLLQVNVAISLLFGWVFLKEKIIPQKALGALLALGGLLLSLMVEDGTVPLISIALILIAATSWSISGLIVKASGTQHVFSFIVWGLLFAPLPLFAATYIQSGADVFYEIQNNLSGKLIFSILFQAYPTTLLGYWFWNRLIIKYPLSTVAPLGLLCPVFGLFFSWLLTGESIGPEKFIAAVMIFSGLALGIVHFCQSFKMLRNSRIFGILNISR; translated from the coding sequence ATGCGGTACTCGGATTTATTACTTGGTGTGCTACTAATGGCAATGTGGGGTTTCAACTTCATCGTTATTCAGATGGGAACGGAAGATCTGGACCCACTCCTTCTGGTGGCTTTACGCTTTTCTTTGGCAGCCTTTCCGGCAGTGCTTTTTGTTTCCAGACCGACAGCCAGCTGGAAGTACGTTCTGGCCTACAGCCTGACTTTTGGCTGTGGGGTTTGGGGGATGGCCACCTGGGCAATTTCTAGCGGACTCTCTGCGGGTATGGCCTCACTTCTTTTGCAAGTAAATGTTGCGATTAGCTTACTATTTGGCTGGGTATTCCTGAAAGAAAAAATTATCCCGCAGAAAGCTCTTGGGGCTCTACTTGCCTTGGGAGGGCTGTTATTAAGTTTGATGGTTGAAGATGGCACTGTACCCCTAATCAGTATTGCACTTATCTTAATAGCGGCTACCAGCTGGAGCATCAGTGGGCTCATAGTAAAGGCCAGTGGCACACAGCACGTATTTAGCTTTATTGTCTGGGGGCTATTATTTGCACCGTTACCACTGTTCGCTGCTACCTATATTCAAAGTGGTGCGGATGTATTTTATGAAATACAAAACAACCTTAGTGGAAAGTTGATTTTCTCCATATTGTTTCAGGCCTACCCAACCACCCTGCTGGGATACTGGTTCTGGAACCGGTTAATCATTAAGTACCCGCTGTCTACTGTTGCACCTTTAGGTTTACTCTGCCCCGTTTTTGGACTCTTTTTTAGTTGGTTATTAACTGGAGAATCGATTGGTCCCGAAAAGTTTATAGCCGCTGTTATGATTTTCTCTGGGCTGGCACTTGGCATTGTTCATTTTTGCCAGAGCTTTAAGATGCTAAGAAACTCACGGATTTTTGGCATATTAAACATATCGCGATGA